In Henningerozyma blattae CBS 6284 chromosome 7, complete genome, a single genomic region encodes these proteins:
- the ATG4 gene encoding cysteine protease ATG4 (similar to Saccharomyces cerevisiae ATG4 (YNL223W); ancestral locus Anc_2.18), with the protein MIVESIGNGNKLPEKLNHDYEIKEFDKTIHPDDIILEERIILGKRYTCAYNNERTSQLGSIFEYMKKKMGAFDEAPSDHLLDYDTKNVEDNTIRSDDLVTINMKEGHINRRDGKVTPYNLEADDDSVEFLEDCKSRLIFTYRTNFSPIERAPDGPSPINVSVLFRDTLFNTVNHVLNNPNSFTTDIGWGCMIRTGQSLLGNALQIINLGRNFRINNQSNNPNTKNIKEEDIIEWFYDNPNKPFSIHKFVDKGMRISDKKPGEWFGPSTTCTAIQSLIYEFPECGIDECILSVSSGDIYEDEINEHFQKNENTIILILLGVKLGIDKINQCYFNDIKDILNSRYSCGISGGRPSSSLYFFGHMNEYLYYFDPHKPQLQLNEDFKNSCHSTDYSKILISEIDPSMLIGFYLKGKKDWDNFKEEVKNSTIINIMEKMPKDIDIELSEDDEQEEEEEAREEEDTATKKHKPDTANNFKLDGFLVEDDEQYIDIKHVSNDRKRIARNTPVPLKMSINLNLFDEQEEYVDVDKNIKVNYKEDRFQSINCKNQDIMIVGNQSSEGVNIEVEKILVEHDTVEAET; encoded by the coding sequence aTGATAGTAGAATCAATTGGAAATGGAAATAAGTTACCAGAGAAACTAAATCATGACTATGAGATCAAGGAATTTGATAAAACTATACATCCTGATGATATTATACTGGAAGAACGAATAATATTGGGTAAAAGGTATACATGTGCATACAATAATGAACGAACATCTCAACTTGGctcaatatttgaatatatgaagaaaaaaatgggGGCATTTGATGAAGCTCCCAGCGATCATTTACTTGATTATGATACAAAGAATGTAGAAGATAATACTATAAGGTCAGATGATTTAGTTACTATTAATATGAAAGAAGGGCATATTAATAGAAGGGATGGTAAGGTTACACCATATAATCTTGAGGCTGATGATGATTCAGTTGAATTTTTGGAAGATTGCAAATCAAGATTAATTTTTACTTATAGAACCAATTTTTCACCTATTGAAAGGGCTCCTGATGGGCCATCACCTATAAATGTTAGTGTACTTTTCCGTGatacattatttaatacaGTAAACcatgttttaaataatccTAATAGTTTTACTACCGATATTGGATGGGGCTGTATGATTAGAACCGGTCAAAGTTTATTGGGAAATGctttacaaataataaatttaggTCGAAATTTCCGAATAAATAATCAGTCtaataatccaaatacgaaaaatattaaagaagaagacaTTATTGAATGGTTTTATGATAATCCAAATAAGCCATTTTCTATACACAAATTTGTTGATAAAGGGATGAGGATATCGGATAAAAAGCCTGGAGAATGGTTCGGACCTTCAACTACATGCACAGCAATACAAAGTTTAATATATGAATTTCCTGAATGTGGTATAGATGAATGTATTTTATCAGTATCAAGTGGTGATATttatgaagatgaaatcaATGAGcatttccaaaaaaatgaaaatactatcattttaatattattgggTGTCAAATTAGGTATTGATAAGATCAATCAATGCTATttcaatgatattaaagatatattaaaCAGTCGATATAGTTGCGGTATATCTGGTGGGCGgccatcatcatctttatatttttttggtcatatgaatgaatatttatattattttgatccTCATAAACCACAACtacaattaaatgaagaCTTTAAAAACTCATGTCATTCGACTGATTattctaaaatattaatttctgAAATTGATCCATCTATGTTAATTGGATTTTATCTCAAGGGTAAAAAAGATTGggataattttaaagaagaagttAAGAATTCAactataataaatataatggaAAAGATGCCCAAGGATAtagatattgaattatcaGAAGATGATGAGCAAGAAGAAGAGGAGGAAGCAcgagaagaagaagatacAGCTACTAAGAAACATAAGCCAGATACtgcaaataattttaaattagaCGGTTTTCTagttgaagatgatgaacaatatatagatattaaACATGTTTCCAATGACAGAAAACGAATAGCCAGAAACACACCTGTACCTTTGAAAATGAGTATCAATTTAAACTTGTTTGATGAGCAAGAAGAATATGTTGATGTAGATAAGAACATTAAAGTGAATTATAAAGAAGATCGATTTCAAAGTATTAATTGTAAGAATCAAGATATTATGATAGTGGGGAATCAATCTAGCGAAGGTGTTAACATTGAAGTGGAAAAAATACTGGTAGAGCATGATACAGTTGAAGCGGAAACATGa
- the AIM6 gene encoding Aim6p (similar to Saccharomyces cerevisiae YDL237W; ancestral locus Anc_2.21) translates to MIYLVLGMLILSQHDEIANSNNKIALPIVTIKKGPKAVASHISDLGLTGDDLIVFFKKNLRKIITYDSKYRDLSKIKNIKVSQYYDVFYRYLFLETPDSSPDSGLDSSMKIPTLHKLTRNVTPLPIHSHNDYWRDLPLFEALMYGSTSVEADIWNVPKNSNAKNINLMDFNGMDKKLLNKDINDYKLAVGHNINYLDTKNRLLDNLYTTPLKLMLDEVNINIKDSKKSHHLTRDIKNPNSIPHKDYDLVLENEPKIGVFYDSPHTTLYFYLDFKSDDNELTYKLLLKDYLKPLIDQNYLSYYDIVKNEIVSNPITVILTGNYPRKLLNIINSIEGINSNKLYTFMEAPLDDLKNLNEEQLKFSIVSSTSFSSLLEKCDSSPWQVVWRGEMTSHEINCIKNYMIQAQSKGFKTRIWGVPSWPKNVERTLWKQQIRDLNVDFLNVDDLASAVDF, encoded by the coding sequence ATGATCTACCTAGTACTAGGCATGCTTATTTTATCACAACATGATGAAATagcaaattcaaataataagattGCCTTACCTATAGTAACTATTAAGAAAGGTCCAAAAGCTGTAGCAAGTCATATATCTGATTTAGGTTTAACAGGTGATGATCTTATTGTTTTcttcaagaaaaatttaagaaagATTATAACTTATGATTCCAAATATAGAGatctttcaaaaataaaaaatattaaagtcTCCCAGTACTATGATGTCTtttatagatatttattcttaGAGACTCCAGATTCCTCTCCAGATAGTGGTTTGGATTCCTCAATGAAAATCCCAACACTTCATAAATTAACAAGGAATGTAACTCCTTTACCAATACATTCTCATAATGATTATTGGAGAGATTTACCCTTATTTGAAGCTTTAATGTACGGTTCTACTAGTGTTGAAGCTGACATTTGGAATGTTccaaaaaattctaatgcaaaaaatattaatttgatgGATTTTAATGGCAtggataaaaaattattaaataaagatattaatgattataAATTAGCAGTTGGtcataatattaattatttggatACTAAAAATAGATTATTGGATAATCTATATACAACTccattgaaattaatgttAGATGaagttaatattaatattaaggaTAGTAAAAAAAGTCATCATCTAACAagagatattaaaaacCCTAATTCCATCCCCCATAAAGACTATGACCTTgtattagaaaatgaacCTAAAATTGGTGTGTTTTATGATTCTCCTCATACTACTTTATACTTCTATTTGGATTTTAAATCggatgataatgaattgacctataaattattattaaaagattatttgaaacCATTGATtgatcaaaattatttatcttATTATGATATTGtcaaaaatgaaattgttTCAAATCCAATTACTGTCATTTTGACTGGGAATTATCCAAGAAAATTacttaatattattaattccaTTGAAGGTATTAATTcgaataaattatatacttTTATGGAAGCTCCATtagatgatttaaaaaatttaaatgaagagCAATTAAAATTCTCGATAGTCTCTTCAACATCATTTTCAAGTTTATTGGAAAAATGTGATTCATCACCATGGCAAGTAGTTTGGAGAGGTGAAATGACATCACatgaaattaattgtattaaaaattatatgatTCAAGCTCAATCAAAAGGTTTTAAGACAAGAATTTGGGGGGTACCTTCATGGCCAAAAAATGTCGAAAGAACATTATGGAAACAACAGATCAGGGATTTAAATGTGGACTTCTTAAATGTGGATGATTTAGCCTCTGCTGttgatttttaa
- the ADE12 gene encoding adenylosuccinate synthase (similar to Saccharomyces cerevisiae ADE12 (YNL220W); ancestral locus Anc_2.23): MVNVVLGAQWGDEGKGKLVDLLVGKYDIVARCAGGNNAGHTIVVDGVKYDFHMLPSGLVNPNCQNLLGNGVVIHLPSFFEELETLEKKGLKDCRQRLFISSRAHIVFDFHQRTDKLREFELKNTSKNHKNIGTTGKGIGPTYSTKASRSGIRVHHLVNDDPNSWDLFVTKYKRLLETRMKRYGEFEYDFEAELNRFKQYKTLLKPFVVDSVVFMHKAIKANKKILVEGANALMLDIDFGTYPFVTSSNTGIGGVITGLGIPPRAIDQTFGVVKAYTTRVGEGPFPTEQLNADGEKLQTIGAEVGVTTGRKRRCGWLDLVILKYSTLINGYTSLNITKLDVLDTFKEIPVGISYSINGKKLDLFPEDLLNLANVEVEYVTLPGWNQDITKITKYDDLPVNAKNYLKYIEDFVGVPIEWVGTGPSRDSMLYKEI; encoded by the coding sequence atggTCAACGTTGTCTTAGGTGCTCAATGGGGGGATGAAGGTAAAGGTAAGTTGGTTGATTTGTTAGTCGGTAAATATGACATTGTAGCTCGTTGTGCTGGTGGTAACAATGCTGGTCATACTATCGTTGTTGACGGTGTCAAGTATGATTTCCATATGTTACCTTCAGGTTTAGTTAACCCAAATTGTCAAAATTTGTTGGGTAATGGTGTAGTTATCCATTTACCATCATTTTTCgaagaattagaaactTTAGAGAAAAAGGGGTTGAAAGATTGTAGACAAAGATTATTTATCTCTTCAAGAGCCCATATTGTATTTGATTTCCATCAAAGAACTGATAAATTAAgagaatttgaattgaaaaatacttCCAAGAACCATAAAAACATTGGTACTACTGGGAAGGGTATTGGTCCAACTTATTCTACCAAAGCTTCTAGATCAGGTATTAGAGTTCATCATTTAGTTAACGATGATCCAAACTCTTGGGATTTATTTGTTACAAAATACAAGAGATTACTAGAAACCAGAATGAAACGTTATGGTGAATTCGAATACGATTTCGAAGCGGAATTGAATAGATTTAAGCAATACAAAACTTTATTGAAACCTTTTGTAGTGGATTCAGTAGTATTCATGCACAAGGCAATCAAggcaaataaaaaaatcttaGTTGAAGGTGCTAATGCTTTAATGTTGGATATTGATTTTGGTACTTATCCATTTGTCACTTCTTCAAACACCGGTATTGGTGGTGTCATTACTGGTTTAGGTATACCACCAAGAGCTATCGATCAAACTTTTGGTGTGGTTAAAGCTTATACCACTAGAGTGGGTGAAGGACCTTTCCCTACAGAACAATTAAATGCTGATggtgaaaaattacaaacaATTGGTGCCGAAGTTGGTGTCACCACCGGTAGAAAGCGTCGTTGTGGTTGGTTAGATTTagttattttgaaatattccACTTTAATTAATGGTTACACAAGTTTAAACATTACTAAATTAGACGTTTTGGATACTTTCAAAGAAATTCCTGTTGGTATCTCTTATTCCATCAATGGTAAGAAATTGGATTTATTCCCAGaggatttattaaatttagcTAATGTCGAAGTAGAATATGTCACTTTACCAGGTTGGAACCAAGATATTACTAAAATAACTAAATATGATGATTTACCAGTAAATGCAAAGAACTATTTGAAGTACATCGAAGATTTTGTAGGTGTACCAATCGAATGGGTTGGTACTGGTCCATCAAGAGATTCCATGTTATAcaaagaaatttaa
- the POP1 gene encoding ribonuclease P/MRP protein subunit POP1 (similar to Saccharomyces cerevisiae POP1 (YNL221C); ancestral locus Anc_2.22), translating into MARSSTPNSSSSGGKKLLNKNQLFKRNKIANARIIRSQAVTYSLKDKSNDSEVKELSESGGMLNVNTFIDSRSYEIKQLQLAIHNSKNSNSTRVFQDLPRKLRRRTASHNVRRIPKRLRNRAIKEMLKTDQQTIKKKKSNNSQKNGLTSRQLYRAKMSVKLLRLATKTMALKLSLPDELLGSRTVNLRSKIKALQNLIKNQKNAKKNTKNSSIAILNNQLGCYDNTGINELAPKLKGRIKYIKRQSDFIWLTTHVWNAKRCHMIKRWGYQIPWSPTQKCFRLAHRIGNDVAKSDGALVQDTSFIGTLILIHKDSAILINIISRLINQKKISSKYIQSSYWFSGLCYDINSNDLEILGSVELLWLNPTKVMIRLHPSIYATVFKLLQQLDDKDLILNDCRYSLGSITIKGAKSLTALSSILRTPTNDSQSFKLFKKIASITDSSVLPKRCLFGLNAIDPRFLNKPQPLTKESISIDDIIELNNKFIDSSIKDEYNQVVDDLTNPSKRNESYKNFSTLKQLARRRQSLLSHPNQNSNFHFNNTIQFNPKRDSSIPLLLIRRPKENDWVLIVPWFWILPFWYQLNRISRIHHSGLRQFQQLNFERKKLYFPDDYPFTKIGYLENSLYKSQASRLRWEKKPLSKRVNYSKIKDIHRIDTVGNQKVELLNFNTGELGDYFSCDWKFLQILHNGIKYLLQENNNSSINLINSNRTSQFDENGNRLIEVVNDLFEYYKDIVSQASFDNSTLPICLKNAQPKSKWSRTDINITPLPVMPISCTMMGKGHPKDNARIYKIPQKDVTH; encoded by the coding sequence ATGGCAAGAAGTTCCACTCCtaatagtagtagtagtggGGGTAAGAAACTcttgaataaaaatcaattgttcaaaagaaataaaattgcCAATGCAAGAATCATTAGGTCACAAGCTGTGACTTATTCATTAAAGGATAAGAGTAATGATTCAGAGGTGAAGGAGCTCTCCGAATCTGGAGGGATGTTGAATGTTAACACATTCATTGATTCAAGATCGTATgaaattaaacaattgCAATTGGCAATTCATAACTCgaaaaattcaaactcTACAAGAGTGTTTCAAGATTTACCAAGAAAACTACGTAGAAGAACTGCCTCTCATAATGTAAGAAGAATTCCTAAACGTTTAAGAAATAGAGCCATTAAAGAAATGTTGAAGACTGATCAACAAAccattaagaaaaaaaaatcaaataattcacaAAAGAATGGGTTGACATCCAGACAGCTGTATAGGGCCAAAATGTCTGTTAAATTGTTAAGATTAGCCACTAAAACGATGGCtttgaaattatcattacCCGATGAACTATTAGGTTCAAGAACTGTTAATTTACGTTCCAAAATTAAAGCTTTACAGAATTTGattaaaaatcaaaaaaatgctaaaaaaaataccaaaaattcttcaattgccattttaaataatcaattagGTTGTTATGATAATACAGGTATAAATGAATTAGCACCAAAACTTAAAGgtagaattaaatatataaaaagacAATCTGATTTCATTTGGTTGACAACTCATGTTTGGAATGCTAAAAGATGCCATATGATTAAACGATGGGGGTATCAAATACCTTGGTCTCCAACTCAGAAATGTTTTAGATTGGCACATAGAATTGGTAATGATGTGGCTAAATCAGACGGTGCTCTTGTTCAAGACACTTCATTCATTGGtacattaatattaattcataAAGATTCCGccatattaataaatattatttcaagattaataaatcaaaaaaaaatatcttccaaatatattcaatctTCGTATTGGTTTTCAGGATTATGCTATGATATAAACTCTAAtgatttggaaatattgGGTTCAGTAGAACTATTATGGCTAAACCCAACAAAAGTTATGATCAGATTACATCCTTCCATCTATGCGACAGTATTCAAACTTTTACAACAATTGGATGATAaagatttgattttaaatgattgCCGTTATTCTCTTGGTAGTATTACTATTAAAGGTGCAAAATCTTTGACCGCATTGTCTTCTATCTTAAGAACACCTACTAATGATTCACAAtcttttaaactttttaaaaaaattgccTCTATTACTGATTCATCAGTTTTACCCAAACGTTGCTTATTCGGATTAAATGCAATAGATCCAAGGTTTTTAAATAAACCTCAGCCTTTAACAAAAGAAAGTATTTCTATTGATgatataattgaattgaataacaaatttattgaCTCATctattaaagatgaatatAATCAAGTAGTAGATGATTTAACAAATCCTTCAAAGAGAAATGAGTCTTATAAGAACTTTTCAACTTTAAAACAATTGGCAAGAAGACGCCAAAGTTTATTATCTCATCCTAACCAAAACtcaaattttcatttcaaTAATACGATACAATTCAATCCTAAAAGAGATAGTTCGATTCCACTTCTCTTAATCAGAAGaccaaaagaaaatgattgGGTATTAATAGTTCCTTGGTTTTGGATTTTACCATTTTGGTATCAATTGAATAGAATTTCAAGAATTCATCATTCTGGATTAAGACAAtttcaacaattaaattttgaaaggaaaaaattatatttccCTGATGATTATCCATTCACTAAGATTGgatatttggaaaattccTTATATAAAAGCCAAGCATCAAGACTAAGATGGGAAAAAAAACCACTAAGTAAAAGAGTAAATTATTCCAAGATAAAAGATATACATAGGATTGATACAGTGGGAAATCAAAAAGTAGAATTATTGAACTTCAATACAGGTGAATTGGGTGATTATTTCAGTTGTGATTGGAAATTTTTACAGATTTTACATAATGGTATTAAATACTTATtacaagaaaataataattcatcaattaaCTTAATCAATTCAAATCGTACTTCACaatttgatgaaaatggAAATAGGCTAATTGAAGTAGTTAATGacttatttgaatattataagGATATCGTTTCTCAAGCCTCATTCGATAATTCAACCTTACCGATTTGCTTAAAGAATGCACAACCAAAATCTAAATGGAGCCGTACAGATATCAATATAACACCATTACCTGTCATGCCAATTTCATGTACAATGATGGGGAAAGGCCACCCAAAAGATAATGCaagaatttataaaataccTCAAAAGGATGTAACTCAttag
- the ALG9 gene encoding dolichyl-P-Man:Man(6)GlcNAc(2)-PP-dolichol alpha-1,2-mannosyltransferase (similar to Saccharomyces cerevisiae ALG9 (YNL219C); ancestral locus Anc_2.24): MSKGVTITLLLLLATSRLFFQPLYSLISDCDETFNYWEPLNLLVNGFGKQTWEYSPEYAIRSWAFLSPFAFILKPFNWIFPQLDNVWSFYLVRFTLGLVSFIWEYLLHLEIATSLSPTSANIWLLFQVFNPGWFHASVELLPSSVAMLLYLISIKYAINYLSRDNYSSFLKSLGTNFLAGLLGWPFVLIQSLPLCLHYFFNHNIMWTLRTAFDSTVLFITVAIPIISFDSILYGKFAPVSWNILFYNVLNASDESGPNIFGVEPWYYYIQNIILNFPLPMILFSLIGLINWKLWPLWLTLISWVLIFIAQPHKEERFLYPIYPLITLSATVGFHKLTILFNCKNHHNNKNRFLKLIFTFVSSLFIILQSISRIVALILNYTAPLSVYFQLSTTEINPTNIIQNVCTGREWYHYPTSFFLPDNMRLKFIKSGFNGLLPGDFIENTSIVNQIRTIPQNMNNMNLFESDKIIPVEHCNYFIDIMQPIDINQDSMDPFDLQENTDWKTIKCSKFIDVDNSKILGRTFYLPQCITNIFDKFLPENKYWKKIYGTKYFNYCLFEKIEGQSISDSSLIESLTSKINENEAQEININDEL; the protein is encoded by the coding sequence ATGTCAAAAGGGGTTACTATTACTTTGCTCTTATTACTGGCGACTTCTCGTCTATTTTTTCAACCACTCTATTCCCTAATCTCAGATTGTGATGAGACTTTCAATTATTGGGAACCTTTAAACCTATTAGTCAATGGGTTTGGGAAACAAACTTGGGAATACTCACCAGAATACGCTATTCGTTCATGGGCGTTTCTATCTCCCTTTGCCTTTATATTGAAACCTTTCAATTGGATCTTTCCTCAATTGGATAATGTTTGGAGCTTCTATTTAGTAAGATTCACTTTAGGATTGGTTAGCTTCATCTGGGAATATCTATTACATTTAGAAATAGCCACAAGTTTATCACCTACTTCAGCTAATATATGGTTATTATTCCAGGTCTTTAATCCAGGTTGGTTCCATGCCTCGGTAGAGTTATTACCATCATCAGTAGCTATGCTgttatatttgatttctataaaatatgccatcaattatttatcaaGAGATAATTATTCAAGTTTCCTAAAGAGTTTGGGAACAAATTTCTTGGCAGGTTTATTAGGTTGGccatttgttttaattcaaaGTTTACCGCTATGTTTAcattatttcttcaatcataatattatgTGGACTTTAAGAACTGCTTTTGATTCCACAGTACTATTTATTACAGTTGCCATAccaattatttcatttgattCGATTCTTTATGGGAAATTCGCACCAGTCTCttggaatattttattttataatgtTTTAAATGCATCTGATGAATCTGGTCCAAATATCTTTGGTGTTGAACCTTGGTACtattatattcaaaatattattttaaattttccatTACCAATGATTTTATTCTCTTTAATAGGTTTAATTAATTGGAAATTATGGCCATTATGGTTAACTTTAATCTCTTGggttttaatatttattgcTCAACCTCATAAGGAAGAAAGATTCTTATATCCAATTTACCCATTAATCACTTTATCTGCAACTGTAGGATTTCATAAACTAACAATCCTAttcaattgtaaaaatcatcataataataagaatagatttttaaaattaatcttCACTTTTGTATCATCactctttattattttacaatccatttcaagaattgttgctttaatattgaattatacAGCCCCATTGAGCGTTTACTTCCAGTTATCAACTACCGAAATTAATCCtacaaatataattcaaaatgttTGTACAGGTAGAGAATGGTATCATTATCCaacttcattttttttaccagACAATATGAGATtgaaattcattaaatcaGGGTTTAATGGCTTACTACCAGGtgattttattgaaaataccTCTATTGTTAATCAAATTAGAACTATTCCtcaaaatatgaataacatgaatttatttgaatctgataaaattattccTGTTGAACACtgtaattattttattgatatCATGCAACCAATTGATATTAATCAAGATTCCATGGATCCATTTGATTTACAAGAAAATACTGATTGGAAAACTATTAAATGTTCAAAATTTATCGACGtagataattcaaaaattttaggGAGAACCTTTTATTTACCACAATGTATTAccaatatatttgataaatttttacctgaaaataaatattggaaaaaaatttatggTACAaagtattttaattattgtttatttgaaaaaattgaaggtCAGTCTATAAGTGATTCATCTCTAATTGAATCATTAACATCAAAAATTAACGAAAACGAGGCacaagaaattaatatcaatgatgaattgtga
- the TBLA0G00260 gene encoding uncharacterized protein (similar to Saccharomyces cerevisiae OSW2 (YLR054C); ancestral locus Anc_8.50) has translation MSFNDRQRSKPPKESKPNSKKPPKILSKDHFAVLSPSLPSGTSKHSSSDSQEDLEFFSPGLHDFYLNPSNFSNDMNSHIISENGNNVDNSSLPTITQSSIGNSSTKISSINGMSSKNDSKEKDSEDEDYSSSFSFERNSDEQKSTKSTNNTRTKQNSQHHSNKNQSRISDRNKPKKNRTSYIEDFESSSEEEIIDLFQKKKIEKLKKSSNNNNKHHTSLDTHNNSENQHYRKQKHCRFETGISPYSSDNDMDEEANSLQMDLFNPNNMTFRSIEDIKKLSTMSLPNLNYSTPIVTKEIREERRKKYSKKEIKHWSLQRKLNIDNGIIGEPHNDEDDVLVKHINILRKGNTGNIISLTTNRYGDVDFYTTIQEKYKNFRRASESNQNEVREQNKANEQNKDNEQNESNEQNNEGEKMQVR, from the coding sequence ATGAGTTTCAATGATAGGCAAAGAAGCAAACCACCTAAGGAGTCAAAGCCCAATTCTAAAAAACCCCCCAAGATTTTGTCAAAAGATCACTTTGCAGTTTTAAGCCCATCACTTCCATCAGGAACCTCAAAACATTCCTCTTCTGATTCCCaagaagatttagaatttttttcaccTGGGTTAcatgatttttatttgaaccCAAGTAActtttcaaatgatatGAATTCTCATATTATTTCAGAAAATGGCAATAATGTTGATAATTCTTCTCTTCCAACTATAACCCAAAGTTCTATTGGAAATTCTTCCACAAAAATATCTTCTATAAATGGCATGTCTTCAAAAAATGAttctaaagaaaaagattcagaagatgaagattaTTCAAGTTCATTCTCTTTCGAAAGGAACAGTGATGAACAAAAATCAACAAAGAgtacaaataatactagAACAAAACAGAACTCTCAGCAtcattctaataaaaaccaGTCCAGAATATCTGACAGAAATAAacctaaaaaaaatagaactAGTTACattgaagattttgaaTCCTCctctgaagaagaaataattgatttatttcaaaagaaaaaaatagaaaaattaaaaaagtcaagtaataacaataataaacacCATACTTCACTGGATACCCATAATAATTCTGAAAATCAACATTATAGGAAACAAAAGCATTGTCGTTTTGAAACTGGAATTTCTCCATATAGTAGCGATAATGACATGGATGAAGAAGCAAATAGTTTACAGATGGATCTATTCAATCCCAATAATATGACATTCAGAAGTattgaagatattaaaaaactATCAACTATGTCATTACCAAACTTAAATTATTCTACCCCAATAGTAACTAAAGAAATAAGAGAGGAAAGACgtaaaaaatatagtaaaaaagaaattaagcATTGGAGCTTACAAagaaagttaaatattgataatggTATAATAGGAGAACCAcataatgatgaagatgatgtaTTAGTGAAgcatattaatattttaaggAAAGGTAATACAGGAAATATTATATCTTTAACTACTAATAGATATGGTGATGTTGATTTTTATACAACTATTCAAGAAAAGTATAAGAATTTTCGAAGAGCTTCAGAGAGTAATCAGAATGAAGTAAGAGAACAAAATAAAGCCAATgaacaaaataaagataatgaGCAAAACGAAAGCAACGAACAGAACAATGAGGGGGAAAAGATGCAAGTAAGATGA
- the SSU72 gene encoding RNA polymerase II subunit A C-terminal domain phosphatase (similar to Saccharomyces cerevisiae SSU72 (YNL222W); ancestral locus Anc_2.19) has protein sequence MDTLKFCTVCASNNNRSMEAHKVLSEAGYNVESYGTGSAVRLPGLSIDKPNVYSFGTPYNDIYNDLLSQSQTRYTSNGLLQMLDRNRKIKKAPQRWQEEHSRTFDIVFTCEERCFDAVCDDLRTRNGIEGSIVHIFNVEIRDDNENAKTGGQAIRELADMLTAHSQESESQNKPFSDGIPTILAKWQEAHPNLPCLYAPGYY, from the coding sequence ATGGAtactttaaaattttgtaCGGTTTGTGCGTCTAATAACAATAGATCTATGGAAGCTCATAAAGTTTTGAGCGAAGCTGGTTATAACGTGGAAAGTTATGGGACTGGGTCTGCAGTCCGTCTTCCAGGTCTATCGATTGATAAGCCCAACGTATATTCTTTCGGCACACCATACaatgatatatataatgatCTTTTAAGCCAATCTCAAACCCGTTATACGTCTAATGGGCTGTTACAAATGTTGGATCGTAATAGAAAGATTAAGAAGGCTCCTCAACGTTGGCAAGAAGAACATTCTCGAACATTTGACATTGTATTTACTTGTGAAGAAAGATGTTTTGATGCAGTATGTGATGATTTAAGAACAAGAAACGGTATCGAAGGGTCAATCGTACATATTTTCAATGTCGAGATCAgagatgataatgaaaatgccAAGACGGGTGGTCAAGCCATTAGGGAATTGGCAGATATGTTAACTGCTCACAGTCAAGAATCTGAATCTCAAAACAAACCATTTTCTGATGGCATTCCCACCATCTTGGCCAAATGGCAAGAGGCTCATCCAAACTTACCATGCTTATATGCACCtggatattattaa